Within the Oreochromis niloticus isolate F11D_XX linkage group LG14, O_niloticus_UMD_NMBU, whole genome shotgun sequence genome, the region AACGTCCAGTCTGCTTGAGGAACCAGCGTGCCTGCAAGAGAGGGTTGGTGATTTCACTGCCAAAGAGCACCGCGCACGACTCGATGCCAGACTCCCCCAACCAAAGGGTCAACAGGATTCCCAGGATGCTCATGGTGTGGTGGGCCAGCATAACTGGTCCCTCTGTACGGAAGTACACACACCAGGCCatgtcaaaaataaaatagcccagactcaggaccatggcACTTATCTGCAGAGGGGTGTTCTTTGTACCTGGCATccacagacaaaaaaagaccGACTTTAGTTAGCTTTTTATCTAAACATATAAAACAAGTTATTACTGTGAAATGAGCACATAGTTGTTTATACTGGCGTGTAACAAAAACAGCTCTTGAGAACTTTTTGTCTTTATGTCTAAAGATTTTTCAGCACCTTACAAAAAGTTTCCACTTGGTAGTTAGAGCTCAACTGTGCTAACTAGTTTAGATGCCTCATGTCTGCATCAATTTTCAAAGAAAAAGCAGCAGATGTTACAGTAAAAACTAACAGATGAACCTAAACACTACTGTCACATTAATGCATAAGAGAATATAATTGCTTAAAATCTATGCTGTGTctctgcatccatccatcctttttaGGTTTTTAATGTGCACACAAAATCTTGACAAGCTGCATCCCCTACCTGGATGAGTAAAAGGCCAAGGTCCATCTACATAGCCTATGTACGCTGTGATGCAGACCGCCAGGATCCCGTGCACCAACGTGACGAGGCGACAGTTCCATTCGTAGCTCCTGGATCCGTTAACGTTACACAGGATAAAGTAGAAAGACACCCAGCAGGATAGGCACAGGAGAGCACAAACGACAAGCACAGCCATCTTCCACTCTGAAGGTAagtcaaacaaagaaaagcagcaaattTCAGCTAAACAAACTTCTCAGCAGTCATCAAGCCAACTTTGACTCACATTACATGGTGAGAGAAAAATGCAAGGAGGAACTTCTTGCTCTGTAATATCACTTACAGTAGAAAAAGACAGAATCACCGTCCAGAGATTTGAACTGTGCACTCTTTGTGAGGGAGCAACAATTAGCCTTTGCTTGAACTATAATAGTACTATAGTAGGCCGGCTGAGGGTCTGGTGGGGTGAGGGGGACGTCTCTTCTTCTGCTGTGACGTTTGTACTAGGAGGTGAGACCATGCAGACAGATGAGCCCACCCTCAGTGAACTGGAACAAGACGTACACTTGATTCTTAAAGATTCCAGCCAGTTTCAAAACTGGCAGAGAGGTTACTGGGTGCTGGGTCTCAGACAGTTCCCGAGAGGAACAAAGGCTCTTTCTCCCTTATTATTTGACATCTGCACTAATAAGCAAACAGAAAATGTCCCGTTGCTATCTTCGTTGTTATGTTTGTGATGTCCACATGCCAgccaaataaactaaaagatATTCAGTTACTACAACACACATATAAGAGCAATAAATTACTATATTTAAGAGGAGGGACACTGAACCGTTTCAGATTTTCTGCTTGAAAATGAATATGTTAATAAAGTAATTCATCTGTTTATGGTCTCAGCTGCAAATCATTTTACAGTTTCACGTGTACTATGGATAAAAGGATGCAGCTAAGGATGATATGAAGGCTAGGCTTGAATTTATAGTCTTATAAAACCTGCATGTTCATCTGAAAACGCACAAAAAAGTAGGGAGAAAAAATCACGAGCAAACAAAGGAAACATCTGAGATCTGAATATGCAATGACAAAATTATGTaatgacataaaataaaactagtaaGTCTTGAACGATtccacatttctttatatttttcttccaaGAAGCCAGACTTTCTGGTTTTGAGTGATCGTTCTCCATGCTTTCTGAAGGGCTTTGGAagtttttcagtccagtcctttgACCTGACCATTTTCATGGGAATTTGTTTTTCTATTCAAGGATAAAAAGGGACCTAACTCCAGGAATAAACCAGTATTATGCCTACATAATAGAAAATCCATTTTAAATTGTGCCTTGTGCACGCTGTTAGTAGCAGACAGTCACAAAACTGTTCTCTTTTTTTGAATCTATAAAAAAAGGCCACAGATACTACACTTTAACatgcataaaatagtatttttgcaccaatacAGTTATTCCAAAAACAACTAGAAGATGGAAACATGGCATATCTTAGTACAGTGTGCAGTGTGTCATTAAAAGATCTGAGGAACCTGGACAAGAGGAGAACAAAAGGAGAAGTGGCAGGCCGAAAAAAAAACTATAGTATATGAACAATATTTGAAAGCCCTGTCcttaagaaatgagaaaaaatcCAGCAAGGATGTGACACAAGTCCTAAGAGATGCGTCTGGCCCAGACGATCCaccagttgatccatctactttTCACTTGAGACTcctcagaaatggtctcagtggaagggtggctgtcaagaagccattcttaatcAACAGATAACAAGGAGAAAAGACTGAGGCATGCCAAACTGCAcaggatcttgtcaaaattgatggaattataaaCGCAGAAAAGTACACTCAGATTTTAATCCTCCATGCAGCCCAATGTGGAAAGCGTCTGATttgcagctgttttgtttttcagtatgacaatgatcccaaacactgccaatgcagtaaaagcatacctggatagaaaaaacacataatggAACACTATCATTCATGGATTggtctccccagagcctggacctcaacattactgaagcagtgtgagatcatcttgacagagaacagaacaaaagtcatccaacatccaaaaaagaatacttaaaataaaaaaaaaaatgaaaagaaagcttGTCTAACAGAGTTCAGGCAAAGCTAAGGAATAACAATTGttgccaaatattgactttcaggctctttagaattgtacaaactctgtttttgccttattaCACTGCATtcccatgtatgtttgcacatgtttcaataTATGCACCCGTTTCTCATTTtgctagcaaaatataaagaaatgagtggtGACTCGAGACTTCTGCAGAGTACACACAAGAAAACGCCATGTAACTGAACAACTAcctttatgtttattatttgtttttcttcattacAGCATGCCCTGTGTATGATGCTGGAGGCTTTCCTAGGATAAGGGTGAGACGCCTGAGCTATGTTTACTCTTATAAGAACAGTGGATGCAGATTGGAGCTGTTTTAAGGTAAAAACTAATAGCGTAATAATTGTGTTCCCACGCAAACCTATGAAAGGACGGGAACTGGCAACCAGAGCCCACGAACAAATGAAGAAATGTTTTCTTCGTGGGCCAATTTATTGATGGTGACAGCAAAAGCAGCTGTTGCTAACAAAGTGAAAGGGCAGCAACAGAGCAGGGCCACAGCTCATCCCTTAGCCGAGGGGATGCTATCATAACAGGCTAACTCTGCAC harbors:
- the tlcd5a gene encoding TLC domain-containing protein 5a yields the protein MAVLVVCALLCLSCWVSFYFILCNVNGSRSYEWNCRLVTLVHGILAVCITAYIGYVDGPWPFTHPGTKNTPLQISAMVLSLGYFIFDMAWCVYFRTEGPVMLAHHTMSILGILLTLWLGESGIESCAVLFGSEITNPLLQARWFLKQTGRYGTLLGDVVDVLFVLLFVVMRIFVGGTMLYCELISPRPRFFIKCGGVAMYALSWVFMVDIVRFAIRKSKSWHKHQRDRQELLAANGHEGKKE